In Mycobacterium sp. Aquia_216, a genomic segment contains:
- a CDS encoding phosphotransferase family protein, translating to MANEPVLDNVDRLQRSSRDVTTLPAVMSKWLSTVLPDGASPDVTVESGIDSTGMSSETIILTARWRDGGQSIEQKLVTRVAPSVDDVQVFPTYRLDHQFEVIRKVGELTEVPVPPVRWLEPTGEVLGTPFFVMDYVAGEVPPDVMPYTFGNNWFADAPVERQRELQDATTGVLAKLHSIPNAENTFGFLSEGEGDTALRRHYNWVRGWYDFAVPDIGPSPLLERTFVWLEDNWPTEVAAREPVLLWGDARVGNVLYRDFQPVAVLDWEMVTLGPRELDVAWMIYAHMVFQELTGLAGLPGLPDVMREEDVRATYQRLSGVEVGDLRWFYVYSGVMWACVFMRTGARRVHFGETEKPDDVESLFYHAGLMKRLIGEDQ from the coding sequence GTGGCCAATGAACCCGTGCTCGACAACGTCGACCGACTTCAGCGCTCCAGCCGCGACGTCACGACGTTGCCGGCGGTGATGTCGAAATGGCTGTCCACAGTCCTGCCCGACGGAGCGTCGCCCGACGTCACCGTCGAGAGCGGCATCGACTCGACGGGCATGTCCTCGGAAACCATCATCCTGACCGCCCGCTGGCGCGACGGCGGTCAGTCGATCGAGCAGAAGCTGGTGACGCGGGTCGCGCCCAGCGTTGACGACGTGCAGGTCTTTCCCACCTATCGGCTTGACCACCAATTCGAAGTGATCCGGAAGGTGGGCGAGCTCACCGAGGTCCCCGTGCCGCCGGTGCGCTGGCTCGAGCCCACCGGCGAGGTCTTGGGTACGCCCTTCTTCGTGATGGACTACGTCGCGGGTGAGGTACCGCCCGACGTGATGCCCTACACGTTCGGCAACAACTGGTTCGCCGACGCGCCCGTCGAGCGGCAGCGCGAACTCCAGGATGCCACCACTGGGGTGCTGGCGAAGCTGCACTCAATCCCTAACGCGGAGAACACGTTCGGGTTCCTTTCCGAGGGCGAGGGTGATACTGCGCTGCGCCGGCACTACAACTGGGTGCGGGGCTGGTACGACTTCGCGGTGCCGGACATCGGCCCATCGCCGCTGCTGGAACGAACATTCGTGTGGCTAGAAGACAACTGGCCGACGGAAGTGGCCGCGCGTGAGCCCGTGCTGCTATGGGGCGACGCCCGAGTGGGCAACGTCTTGTACCGCGACTTCCAACCGGTGGCGGTACTGGACTGGGAGATGGTGACCCTAGGTCCGCGCGAGCTCGACGTCGCGTGGATGATCTACGCGCACATGGTTTTTCAAGAGCTCACCGGACTCGCAGGACTTCCGGGATTGCCCGATGTGATGCGCGAGGAAGACGTCCGCGCCACCTACCAGCGCCTGTCCGGCGTCGAAGTGGGTGACCTGCGCTGGTTCTACGTGTACTCGGGTGTGATGTGGGCTTGCGTGTTCATGCGCACCGGTGCGCGACGAGTGCACTTCGGCGAAACCGAAAAGCCCGACGACGTGGAGTCGCTGTTCTACCACGCCGGATTGATGAAACGTCTCATCGGAGAGGACCAGTAA
- a CDS encoding TetR/AcrR family transcriptional regulator — MKADPSGLDKAPGAGRPRDPRIDSAILAATAELLVEIGYSNLTLAAVAERADTTKSALYRRWSSKAELVHEAAFPTAPSALEAPAGDFAADLRMMIEATRDVFTTPVVRAALPGLVADMTADPELNARVMSRFTGLFAAVRSRLGEAVDRGEAHPDVDPDRLIELIGGATMLRMLLRPDEKLDDAWVEQTTAIVVHGVTR; from the coding sequence ATGAAAGCAGACCCGTCCGGCCTTGACAAGGCCCCAGGTGCCGGGCGCCCCCGGGATCCGCGTATTGACTCTGCCATCCTTGCGGCGACCGCGGAACTGCTTGTGGAAATCGGCTATTCGAACCTCACCCTGGCCGCCGTCGCCGAGCGGGCCGACACCACGAAATCGGCGCTGTATCGCCGGTGGTCGAGCAAGGCGGAATTGGTGCATGAAGCGGCGTTTCCGACCGCGCCCAGCGCGCTCGAGGCCCCGGCCGGCGACTTTGCCGCCGATCTGCGGATGATGATCGAGGCGACACGGGATGTGTTCACCACTCCGGTGGTGCGGGCCGCGCTGCCGGGTCTGGTGGCGGACATGACGGCCGACCCCGAACTCAACGCGCGGGTGATGTCGCGCTTCACCGGGCTGTTCGCCGCGGTGCGGTCACGGCTGGGCGAGGCCGTCGACCGAGGTGAAGCGCATCCCGACGTGGATCCAGACCGCTTGATCGAGTTGATCGGGGGTGCGACGATGCTTCGGATGTTGCTGCGCCCGGACGAGAAGCTGGATGACGCGTGGGTGGAGCAGACCACCGCCATCGTCGTGCATGGGGTAACGCGATGA